Proteins encoded in a region of the Nocardia asteroides genome:
- a CDS encoding acyl-CoA synthetase, whose product MVKLNAKDVVGSVQRLMATAQNGLEVIRFGGLTHDVASSPFEVVERRRMYRLRHYFPDDATPGRPVALLVPPLMVNADIWDVNAEDGAVGILHRGGVDCWVVDFGSPASEEGGWQRDLADHVLAVNSAIDTVNEATGSGVHLMGYSQGGMFAYQSAAYRYGKGVDSIVTFGSPVDIVAGMPFGLPYGMVSDVADFLADHVVTRLPITDSMVRIGFQLLDPVKTAKSRIDFLRQLHDREALLPKERQRRFLNSDGWVGYAGPAAADLLKQFVAHNRLMLGGFVIRDQPISLAELKCPILAFVGEVDDIGQPAAVRGIVRAAPNAEVYEATLVAGHFGLVAGSTATNHTWPLVRQWVEWMDGDKPLPPEIVPMAEHVASNRPRSAATRVVHTAATLAEAGTGVGKALEGIANNTVRGSIELAGEAARALPRLTRLGMIQPHTRVSLGRLLAEQARRAPRRDLFLFDDRVHTNAAVNTRIDNVVRGLISVGVRPAMRVGLVMETRPSALAAVAALSRLGAVAVLLAPNSELSRAIELTGVDTLIADPENLRQAAATSARVLVLGGGDTRELSLPAGDRLIDLEQIDPARVQLPAWYRPDPGLARELAFVLVTGTGDRLETKYITNHRWALSAFGTATTADLDRKDTVYCLAPLHHSSGLLVSLGGAVAGGSRIALARSLNPERFAEEVHRYGVTVVTYTWTMLRDILDAEVFPAGHRHPIRLFIGSGMPAGLWRRTVEQFEPARVLEFYASIEGDVVLANVAGQKRGCKGRPVPGTAKVELVAYDPLTERVLVDGSGFARRCADNEVGLLIGKASDGVDISAGGLRGVFTAGDSWMPTENLFRRDSDGDYWLIDRTDTVIHTRRGPVFGQPIVDVLNDITAVDMEVTYGLNVGDHCIAVAAVSVREGFHLEPKDVTEALRALEPDQRPDLVYVVNDIPRSSSFRPSARAVQAAGRPEPGPDTWWYNRASDAYEILTEDQAHTLLGD is encoded by the coding sequence ATGGTGAAGTTGAATGCGAAGGATGTGGTGGGCTCGGTGCAGCGGTTGATGGCGACCGCGCAGAACGGCCTGGAGGTCATCCGCTTCGGCGGGCTGACCCATGACGTCGCGTCCTCTCCGTTCGAAGTCGTGGAGCGCAGACGCATGTACCGGCTGCGCCATTACTTCCCCGACGACGCCACCCCCGGCCGTCCGGTGGCCCTGCTGGTCCCGCCGCTCATGGTGAACGCCGACATCTGGGACGTGAACGCCGAGGACGGCGCCGTCGGGATCCTGCACCGCGGTGGCGTCGACTGCTGGGTGGTGGACTTCGGCTCGCCCGCGAGTGAGGAGGGCGGCTGGCAACGCGACCTCGCCGACCACGTGCTCGCCGTCAACAGCGCCATCGACACCGTCAACGAGGCCACCGGCAGCGGCGTGCACCTGATGGGCTACTCGCAGGGCGGCATGTTCGCCTACCAGTCCGCCGCCTACCGGTACGGCAAGGGCGTGGACAGCATCGTGACCTTCGGCAGCCCGGTCGACATCGTCGCGGGCATGCCGTTCGGACTGCCCTACGGCATGGTCTCCGACGTCGCCGACTTCCTGGCCGACCACGTGGTCACCCGGCTGCCGATCACCGACTCCATGGTGCGGATCGGCTTCCAATTGCTCGACCCGGTGAAGACGGCCAAGTCCAGGATCGATTTCCTGCGTCAGCTGCACGACCGGGAGGCGCTGCTGCCGAAGGAGCGCCAGCGCCGTTTCCTCAACAGCGACGGCTGGGTCGGTTACGCGGGCCCCGCCGCGGCGGACCTGCTCAAGCAGTTCGTCGCGCACAACCGGCTGATGCTCGGCGGTTTCGTGATCCGCGATCAGCCGATCTCGCTGGCCGAGCTGAAATGCCCGATCCTGGCGTTCGTCGGCGAGGTGGACGACATCGGACAGCCCGCCGCCGTGCGCGGCATCGTGCGGGCCGCGCCCAACGCCGAGGTCTACGAGGCGACCTTGGTGGCGGGGCACTTCGGCCTGGTGGCCGGAAGCACGGCCACCAACCACACCTGGCCGCTGGTGCGGCAGTGGGTCGAGTGGATGGACGGCGACAAGCCGCTGCCCCCGGAAATCGTGCCGATGGCCGAGCATGTGGCGAGCAACCGCCCCCGGTCGGCGGCGACCCGGGTGGTGCACACCGCCGCGACGCTGGCGGAGGCGGGCACCGGCGTGGGCAAAGCACTCGAGGGCATCGCGAACAACACGGTGCGCGGCTCGATCGAACTGGCCGGCGAAGCCGCACGGGCACTACCCAGGCTGACCCGACTTGGCATGATCCAGCCGCACACCCGGGTATCACTCGGCCGACTGCTGGCCGAGCAGGCGCGGCGCGCGCCGCGGCGGGACCTGTTCCTGTTCGACGACCGGGTGCACACCAACGCGGCGGTCAACACGCGCATCGACAACGTGGTGCGCGGCCTGATCTCGGTGGGCGTGCGTCCCGCCATGCGGGTCGGCCTGGTGATGGAGACCCGGCCGAGCGCGTTGGCCGCTGTCGCGGCGCTGTCGCGGCTGGGCGCGGTGGCGGTGCTGCTGGCCCCGAACAGCGAACTGAGCCGCGCGATAGAGCTGACCGGCGTGGATACTCTGATCGCCGACCCGGAGAACCTGCGGCAGGCCGCCGCGACCAGCGCCCGGGTGCTGGTGCTCGGCGGTGGCGACACCCGCGAATTGTCCCTGCCCGCCGGGGATCGCTTGATCGACCTCGAGCAGATCGACCCGGCCCGGGTGCAGCTGCCCGCGTGGTACCGGCCCGATCCTGGCCTGGCGCGGGAGCTGGCGTTCGTGCTCGTCACCGGCACCGGCGACCGATTGGAGACCAAGTACATCACCAACCATCGCTGGGCACTGTCGGCGTTCGGTACCGCGACCACGGCGGATCTCGACCGCAAGGACACGGTGTACTGCCTCGCCCCGCTGCACCATTCCTCCGGGCTGCTGGTCAGCCTCGGCGGTGCGGTCGCGGGTGGGAGCCGGATCGCACTGGCCCGGTCGCTGAATCCGGAGCGCTTCGCCGAGGAGGTGCACCGCTACGGCGTCACCGTGGTCACCTACACCTGGACCATGCTGCGCGACATCCTCGACGCCGAGGTGTTCCCGGCCGGTCATCGCCACCCCATCCGGTTGTTCATCGGCTCCGGTATGCCCGCCGGACTGTGGCGGCGCACCGTCGAGCAGTTCGAACCCGCCCGGGTACTGGAGTTCTATGCCTCGATCGAGGGCGACGTGGTGCTGGCCAATGTGGCCGGTCAGAAGCGCGGGTGCAAGGGCAGGCCGGTTCCCGGCACCGCGAAGGTGGAGTTGGTCGCCTACGATCCGCTCACCGAGCGCGTTCTGGTCGACGGCTCGGGCTTCGCCCGGCGCTGCGCGGACAACGAGGTGGGCCTGTTGATCGGCAAAGCGTCCGACGGCGTCGACATCTCCGCCGGCGGCCTGCGCGGGGTCTTCACGGCGGGCGACTCCTGGATGCCGACGGAGAATTTGTTCCGCCGCGACAGCGACGGCGACTACTGGCTGATCGACCGCACGGACACGGTGATCCACACCCGGCGCGGGCCGGTGTTCGGTCAGCCGATCGTCGACGTGCTCAACGACATCACCGCGGTCGACATGGAAGTCACCTACGGCCTCAATGTCGGTGACCACTGCATCGCGGTGGCCGCAGTGAGCGTGCGCGAAGGCTTCCACCTGGAACCGAAGGACGTCACCGAGGCGTTGCGCGCGCTGGAACCGGATCAGCGGCCCGACCTGGTGTACGTGGTGAACGACATTCCCCGCAGCTCGTCCTTCCGCCCCTCCGCCCGTGCGGTGCAGGCGGCCGGGCGCCCCGAGCCGGGACCGGACACCTGGTGGTACAACCGGGCTTCCGATGCCTACGAGATCCTCACCGAGGACCAAGCACACACATTGCTGGGCGATTGA